In the Quercus lobata isolate SW786 chromosome 5, ValleyOak3.0 Primary Assembly, whole genome shotgun sequence genome, one interval contains:
- the LOC115991669 gene encoding probable phospholipid-transporting ATPase 4 isoform X1, with amino-acid sequence MTRGRIRSKIRRSNLYTFSCLQPQTTDTEGPNAVQGSRVVQCNQPHLHEKKPLKYCSNYISTTKYNVVTFLPKAIFEQFRRVANLYFLLAAVLSLTPISPFTPVSMIAPLAFVVGLSMAKEALEDSRRFVQDMKVNLRKVSVHKGDGVFGYRPWHKIRVGDVLKVEKDHFFPADLLLLSSSYEDGICYVETMNLDGETNLKVKRCLETTLSLDNDESFKDFLGKIRCEDPNPSLYTFVGNLEYDRQVFPLDPTQILLRDSKLRNTAFVYGVVVFTGHDSKVMQNATKSPSKRSTIEKKMDNIIYILFTLLVLISLISSLGFAVKTKYQVPDWWYLQPKKPDGVFDPTNPSLSGFYHLITALILYGYLIPISLYVSIEVVKVLQATFINQDIHMYDEESGNTAQARTSNLNEELGQVDTILSDKTGTLTCNQMDFLKCSIAGTAYGVRSSEVEVAAVQQMAIQEEEEVDLSNFPKWRGGRHVSRDNVERASEIELETVITSSNENDLKPTIKGFSFEDSRLMNGNWSKEPKADVHLLFFRILAICHTAIPEYNEATGSFTYEAESPDEGAFLVAAREFGFEFFRRTQSSVFVRERYTNSGEPVEKEYKILNVLDFTSKRKRMSVIVQDQEGQILLLCKGADSIIFDRLSKNGKMYEETTTRHLNEYGEAGLRTLALAYRKIEESQYATWNNEFQKAKTSIGGDREAMLERVSDMMERELILVGATAVEDKLQKGVPQCIDKLAQAGLKIWVLTGDKMETAINIGFACSLLRQGMKQICITTTNSDALVKDGKELFLVTEQGAKENILNQITNATQMIKLEKDPHAAFALIIDGKTLGYVLDDNMKHQFLGLAVDCSSVICCRVSPKQKAEVTRLVKEGTGKTTLAIGDGANDVGMIQEADIGVGISGVEGMQAVMASDFSIAQFRFLERLLVVHGHWCYKRIAQMVCYFFYKNIAFGLTLFYFEAFAAFSGQSIYDDWYMLLFNVILTSLPVISLGVFEQDVSSEVCLQFPALYQQGPKNLFFDWYRILGWMGNGLYSSLVIFFLNIVIFYDQAFRVGGETADMEAVGTTMFTCIIWAVNCQIALTMSHFTWIQHLLVWGSIVTWYLFLFLYGMMSPLISGNAYQILVEVLGPAPIYWAATLLVTITCNLPYLAHISFQRCFNPMDHHIIQEIKYYKKDIEDRHMWTRERSKARQETKIGFTARVEAKIRQLRGRLQKKHSSNLGAS; translated from the exons ATGACAAGGGGAAGGATAAGGTCAAAGATCCGGCGGAGCAATCTTTACACATTCTCATGCCTCCAGCCTCAGACCACAGACACTGAAGGACCAAATGCAGTTCAAGGCTCACGAGTTGTACAATGCAACCAACCTCATCTCCATGAGAAGAAACCTCTGAAGTACTGCTCAAATTATATATCAACCACGAAGTATAATGTTGTTACGTTCTTACCTAAGGCAATCTTTGAGCAATTCCGGAGGGTTGCTAATTTGTACTTTCTTTTGGCTGCTGTTCTTTCACTCACACCAATTTCGCCATTTACTCCTGTTAGCATGATTGCTCCTTTGGCGTTTGTTGTTGGGCTCAGTATGGCGAAGGAAGCCCTGGAAGACTCACGTAGGTTTGTTCAGGATATGAAGGTTAATCTCCGGAAAGTTAGTGTTCATAAAGGAGATGGTGTTTTTGGTTATAGGCCATGGCATAAGATTCGGGTGGGAGATGTATTGAAAGTGGAAAAGGATCATTTCTTTCCTGCTGATTTGCTTCTCTTGTCGTCAAGTTATGAGGATGGGATTTGCTATGTGGAGACTATGAATTTAGATGGTGAGACAAACTTGAAAGTAAAGAGATGTTTGGAAACAACTTTGTCTTTGGACAATGATGAATCTTTCAAGGATTTCTTGGGGAAAATCCGATGTGAAGACCCAAACCCCAGTCTTTACACCTTTGTGGGTAATTTGGAGTATGATCGTCAGGTTTTTCCTCTTGATCCTACTCAGATTCTCCTCAGAGATTCAAAGCTCAGGAATACAGCTTTTGTGTATGGTGTGGTGGTTTTCACTGGTCATGATAGCAAAGTCATGCAGAATGCGACAAAATCCCCTTCGAAAAGGAGcacaatagaaaaaaagatgGATAATATTATATACATCCTTTTCACTCTCCTTGTATTGATCTCATTGATCAGCTCACTGGGATTTGCTGTGAAGACTAAGTACCAAGTCCCGGACTGGTGGTACTTACAACCCAAGAAACCTGATGGCGTATTTGATCCTACAAATCCTAGCTTGTCTGGATTTTATCATCTGATCACTGCTCTCATCCTTTATGGATATTTAATACCCATCTCGCTTTATGTTTCAATTGAGGTTGTGAAGGTTTTGCAAGCAACCTTCATTAACCAAGACATACATATGTATGATGAAGAGAGTGGGAATACTGCACAAGCGCGGACGTCAAATTTGAATGAGGAATTGGGTCAGGTAGACACAATCCTTTCTGATAAAACTGGCACTTTGACATGCAATCAGATGGATTTTCTAAAGTGCTCCATCGCTGGTACAGCATATGGTGTgcgttctagtgaagttgaagTTGCTGCTGTACAACAAATGGCTATtcaggaggaggaggaagtaGACCTTTCCAATTTTCCCAAGTGGAGAGGTGGTCGACATGTTTCACGGGATAATGTCGAAAGAGCTTCTGAAATTGAACTAGAGACTGTCATCACTTCTAGTAATGAAAATGATCTCAAACCTACCATAAAGGGATTTAGCTTTGAGGACAGTCGCCTGATGAATGGAAATTGGTCTAAAGAGCCCAAAGCTGATgtccatttattatttttccgGATATTAGCAATTTGTCACACTGCAATTCCTGAGTATAATGAAGCCACTGGGAGTTTTACATATGAAGCAGAGTCACCTGATGAAGGGGCTTTTCTTGTTGCAGCGAGAgaatttggttttgaattttttagaagAACTCAATCAAGTGTGTTTGTCCGTGAAAGATATACCAATTCTGGAGAGCCAGTTGAGAA GgagtataaaattttgaatgtacTGGATTTCACCAGCAAAAGAAAGCGAATGTCTGTAATTGTGCAAGATCAGGAGGGACAAATTCTGCTTCTGTGCAAAGGTGCTGACAG CATCATTTTTGATCGACTTtcaaagaatggaaaaatgtATGAGGAAACCACTACCAGGCATTTGAATGAATATGGAGAAGCTGGATTGCGTACATTGGCACTTGCTTATAGAAAGATTGAGGAGTCCCAGTATGCCACCTGGAATAACGAATTTCAGAAAGCCAAAACATCTATTGGGGGTGATAGAGAAGCAATGCTTGAGAGGGTATCAGATATGATGGAAAGAGAGTTGATACTTGTTGGTGCTACTGCTGTCGAGGACAAACTGCAAAAAGGG GTGCCCCAGTGCATTGATAAACTTGCACAAGCTGGTCTCAAGATTTGGGTTTTGACAGGAGATAAGATGGAAACGGCAATCAACATAGG ATTTGCCTGTAGTTTACTTCGACAAGGAATGAAGCAGATCTGTATAACAACGACAAATTCAGACGCATTAGTCAAAGATGGCAAAGAG TTGTTTTTGGTCACTGAACAGGGTGCGAAAGagaacattttgaatcaaatcACCAATGCCACTCAGATGATAAAGCTGGAGAAGGACCCACATGCTGCATTTGCACTGATTATTGACGGGAAAACTTTAGGCTATGTTTTAGATGATAATATGAAGCATCAATTTTTGGGATTAGCGGTTGATTGTTCATCTGTCATATGCTGTCGTGTCTCTCCCAAGCAAAAAGCAGAG GTAACCAGGTTAGTTAAAGAAGGAACTGGAAAAACCACCCTAGCTATAGGTGATGGTGCAAATGATGTTGGAATGATTCAAGAAGCTGACATTGGTGTTGGCATCAGTGGGGTTGAGGGTATGCAG GCTGTGATGGCTAGTGACTTCTCCATTGCCCAGTTTCGGTTTTTGGAGAGACTTCTGGTAGTACATGGACACTGGTGCTACAAGAGGATTGCTCAGATG GTTTGCTATTTCTTCTACAAAAATATAGCATTTGGTCTTACCCTCTTCTACTTTGAGGCATTTGCGGCCTTTTCTGGACAGTCAATTTATGATGACTGGTACATGCTATTGTTTAATGTTATACTTACCTCATTGCCTGTCATTTCACTTGGAGTTTTTGAACAAGACGTCTCTTCTGAGGTCTGCCTACAG TTCCCTGCACTATATCAGCAAGGACCCAAAAACCTGTTCTTTGACTGGTACAGGATACTGGGTTGGATGGGCAACGGTCTCTATTCCTCCCTCGTTATTTTCTTCCTCAACATTGTCATATTCTATGATCAGGCATTCCGTGTTGGAGGCGAGACAGCTGATATGGAAGCTGTAGGTACGACAATGTTCACTTGCATCATCTGGGCTGTTAACTGCCAGATTGCACTCACTATGAGCCACTTCACATGGATCCAACACCTCTTGGTTTGGGGCAGCATTGTCACGTGGTAcctgtttctctttctctatggCATGATGTCACCGCTTATTTCTGGAAATGCCTACCAAATTCTAGTTGAAGTTCTTGGTCCTGCTCCTATTTATTGGGCAGCCACCCTTTTAGTAACAATCACTTGTAATCTTCCTTACCTTGCCCACATATCTTTCCAAAGATGTTTTAATCCAATGGATCATCATATCatccaagaaatcaagtactacAAGAAAGACATTGAAGATCGACACATGTGGACTAGGGAGCGATCCAAGGCTAGACAGGAAACCAAGATTGGGTTCACAGCAAGGGTGGAGGCAAAGATTAGGCAGTTGAGAGGGAGGCTACAAAAGAAGCATTCTTCAAACTTGGGTGCATCATGA
- the LOC115991947 gene encoding uncharacterized protein LOC115991947, which produces MEDFRSKSCRDGRMMQIESYYGGRGAPTSMQDLRSYSVNYAGSSVQTNNQIVPKELKMKKGKSSVGAVSKNWSFNDPELQRKKRVAGYKVYTVEGKMKGSLRKSFRWIKNTYTQVAYGWW; this is translated from the coding sequence ATGGAGGATTTCAGATCCAAGTCATGCAGGGATGGGAGGATGATGCAGATTGAGAGCTACTATGGAGGAAGAGGTGCCCCAACAAGCATGCAAGATCTGAGGTCTTACAGTGTGAATTATGCAGGTTCATCTGTACAGACAAATAACCAGATAGTACCAAAGGAGCTGAAGATGAAGAAAGGGAAAAGCAGTGTTGGGGCAGTCTCTAAAAACTGGAGCTTCAATGACCCAGAATTGCAAAGGAAGAAGAGAGTTGCTGGGTACAAGGTTTACACTGTGGAGGGCAAGATGAAAGGATCACTGAGGAAAAGCTTTAGGTGGATCAAGAACACATACACCCAAGTGGCCTATGGATGGTGGTGA
- the LOC115991579 gene encoding eukaryotic initiation factor 4A-11-like gives MASAAPEGSQFDARQFDAKMNELLSTDGQEFFTSYDEVYESFDSMRLHENLLRGIYAYGFEKPSAIQQRGIVPFCKGLDVIQQAQSGTGKTATFCSGILQQLDYELVQCQALVLAPTRELAQQIEKVMRALGDYLNVKVHACVGGTSVREDQRILQAGVHVVVGTPGRVFDMLRRQSLRPDYIKMFVLDEADEMLSRGFKDQIYDIFQLLPAKVQVGVFSATMPPEALEITRKFMNKPVRILVKRDELTLEGIKQFYVNVEKEEWKLETLCDLYETLAITQSVIFVNTRRKVDWLTDKMRGRDHTVSATHGDMDQNTRDIIMREFRSGSSRVLITTDLLARGIDVQQVSLVINFDLPTQPENYLHRIGRSGRFGRKGVAINFVTKDDERMLFDIQKFYNVQVEELPSNIADLL, from the exons ATGGCAAGTGCAGCTCCAGAAGGTTCACAATTTGATGCTCGTCAGTTTGATGCTAAAATGAATGAGTT ACTCTCAACTGATGGGCAAGAGTTCTTCACCTCATATGATGAGgtttatgaaagttttgattcaatgaGATTGCATGAAAACCTTCTGAGAGGAATCTATGCTTACG GTTTTGAGAAGCCTTCTGCAATTCAGCAAAGGGGGATTGTTCCTTTCTGCAAAGGCCTTGATGTAATTCAACAGGCTCAGTCTGGAACTGGGAAAACAGCAACTTTCTGCTCTGGGATTTTGCAACAACTTGATTATGAGCTTGTCCAGTGCCAGGCTTTGGTTTTGGCACCCACTAGGGAACTTGCACAACAGATTGAGAAGGTTATGCGGGCACTTGGTGATTATCTTAATGTCAAGGTTCATGCTTGTGTTGGTGGCACAAGTGTTCGTGAGGATCAACGCATCCTTCAGGCAGGTGTTCATGTTGTTGTAGGCACCCCTGGTCGTGTATTTGATATGTTGCGAAGGCAGTCACTTCGTCCTGATTACATTAAGATGTTTGTACTGGATGAGGCTGATGAAATGCTTTCTCGTGGTTTCAAGGACCAG ATCTATGATATTTTCCAGCTACTTCCCGCCAAGGTTCAGGTTGGGGTGTTCTCTGCTACAATGCCTCCTGAAGCCCTTGAGATCACTAGGAAGTTTATGAACAAGCCTGTGAGAATCTTGGTGAAGCGAGATGAACTCACCCTTGAGGGTATCAAGCAGTTTTATGTGAATGTTGAGAAGGAAGAGTGGAAGCTTGAGACACTATGTGATCTCTACGAAACCCTGGCCATCACCCAAAGTGTCATCTTTGTGAACACACGGCGCAAGGTTGACTGGCTCACTGACAAGATGCGTGGCCGTGACCATACGGTCTCAGCCACCCATGGTGACATGGACCAGAATACTCGTGATATAATTATGCGTGAATTCCGCTCTGGATCTTCCCGTGTTCTCATCACCACTGACCTCCTGGCTCGTGGTATTGATGTGCAGCAAGTCTCCTTGGTCATAAACTTTGATCTGCCAACTCAACCAGAAAATTACCTTCACCGTATTGGACGAAGTGGACGGTTTGGGAGAAAGGGTGTTGCCATTAATTTTGTTACAAAGGACGATGAGAGAATGCTGTTTGACATTCAGAAGTTCTACAATGTGCAAGTTGAGGAGCTGCCATCAAATATTGCAGATCTCCTGTGA
- the LOC115991669 gene encoding probable phospholipid-transporting ATPase 4 isoform X2, whose protein sequence is MTRGRIRSKIRRSNLYTFSCLQPQTTDTEGPNAVQGSRVVQCNQPHLHEKKPLKYCSNYISTTKYNVVTFLPKAIFEQFRRVANLYFLLAAVLSLTPISPFTPVSMIAPLAFVVGLSMAKEALEDSRRFVQDMKVNLRKVSVHKGDGVFGYRPWHKIRVGDVLKVEKDHFFPADLLLLSSSYEDGICYVETMNLDGETNLKVKRCLETTLSLDNDESFKDFLGKIRCEDPNPSLYTFVGNLEYDRQVFPLDPTQILLRDSKLRNTAFVYGVVVFTGHDSKVMQNATKSPSKRSTIEKKMDNIIYILFTLLVLISLISSLGFAVKTKYQVPDWWYLQPKKPDGVFDPTNPSLSGFYHLITALILYGYLIPISLYVSIEVVKVLQATFINQDIHMYDEESGNTAQARTSNLNEELGQVDTILSDKTGTLTCNQMDFLKCSIAGTAYGVRSSEVEVAAVQQMAIQEEEEVDLSNFPKWRGGRHVSRDNVERASEIELETVITSSNENDLKPTIKGFSFEDSRLMNGNWSKEPKADVHLLFFRILAICHTAIPEYNEATGSFTYEAESPDEGAFLVAAREFGFEFFRRTQSSVFVRERYTNSGEPVEKEYKILNVLDFTSKRKRMSVIVQDQEGQILLLCKGADSIIFDRLSKNGKMYEETTTRHLNEYGEAGLRTLALAYRKIEESQYATWNNEFQKAKTSIGGDREAMLERVSDMMERELILVGATAVEDKLQKGVPQCIDKLAQAGLKIWVLTGDKMETAINIGFACSLLRQGMKQICITTTNSDALVKDGKEGAKENILNQITNATQMIKLEKDPHAAFALIIDGKTLGYVLDDNMKHQFLGLAVDCSSVICCRVSPKQKAEVTRLVKEGTGKTTLAIGDGANDVGMIQEADIGVGISGVEGMQAVMASDFSIAQFRFLERLLVVHGHWCYKRIAQMVCYFFYKNIAFGLTLFYFEAFAAFSGQSIYDDWYMLLFNVILTSLPVISLGVFEQDVSSEVCLQFPALYQQGPKNLFFDWYRILGWMGNGLYSSLVIFFLNIVIFYDQAFRVGGETADMEAVGTTMFTCIIWAVNCQIALTMSHFTWIQHLLVWGSIVTWYLFLFLYGMMSPLISGNAYQILVEVLGPAPIYWAATLLVTITCNLPYLAHISFQRCFNPMDHHIIQEIKYYKKDIEDRHMWTRERSKARQETKIGFTARVEAKIRQLRGRLQKKHSSNLGAS, encoded by the exons ATGACAAGGGGAAGGATAAGGTCAAAGATCCGGCGGAGCAATCTTTACACATTCTCATGCCTCCAGCCTCAGACCACAGACACTGAAGGACCAAATGCAGTTCAAGGCTCACGAGTTGTACAATGCAACCAACCTCATCTCCATGAGAAGAAACCTCTGAAGTACTGCTCAAATTATATATCAACCACGAAGTATAATGTTGTTACGTTCTTACCTAAGGCAATCTTTGAGCAATTCCGGAGGGTTGCTAATTTGTACTTTCTTTTGGCTGCTGTTCTTTCACTCACACCAATTTCGCCATTTACTCCTGTTAGCATGATTGCTCCTTTGGCGTTTGTTGTTGGGCTCAGTATGGCGAAGGAAGCCCTGGAAGACTCACGTAGGTTTGTTCAGGATATGAAGGTTAATCTCCGGAAAGTTAGTGTTCATAAAGGAGATGGTGTTTTTGGTTATAGGCCATGGCATAAGATTCGGGTGGGAGATGTATTGAAAGTGGAAAAGGATCATTTCTTTCCTGCTGATTTGCTTCTCTTGTCGTCAAGTTATGAGGATGGGATTTGCTATGTGGAGACTATGAATTTAGATGGTGAGACAAACTTGAAAGTAAAGAGATGTTTGGAAACAACTTTGTCTTTGGACAATGATGAATCTTTCAAGGATTTCTTGGGGAAAATCCGATGTGAAGACCCAAACCCCAGTCTTTACACCTTTGTGGGTAATTTGGAGTATGATCGTCAGGTTTTTCCTCTTGATCCTACTCAGATTCTCCTCAGAGATTCAAAGCTCAGGAATACAGCTTTTGTGTATGGTGTGGTGGTTTTCACTGGTCATGATAGCAAAGTCATGCAGAATGCGACAAAATCCCCTTCGAAAAGGAGcacaatagaaaaaaagatgGATAATATTATATACATCCTTTTCACTCTCCTTGTATTGATCTCATTGATCAGCTCACTGGGATTTGCTGTGAAGACTAAGTACCAAGTCCCGGACTGGTGGTACTTACAACCCAAGAAACCTGATGGCGTATTTGATCCTACAAATCCTAGCTTGTCTGGATTTTATCATCTGATCACTGCTCTCATCCTTTATGGATATTTAATACCCATCTCGCTTTATGTTTCAATTGAGGTTGTGAAGGTTTTGCAAGCAACCTTCATTAACCAAGACATACATATGTATGATGAAGAGAGTGGGAATACTGCACAAGCGCGGACGTCAAATTTGAATGAGGAATTGGGTCAGGTAGACACAATCCTTTCTGATAAAACTGGCACTTTGACATGCAATCAGATGGATTTTCTAAAGTGCTCCATCGCTGGTACAGCATATGGTGTgcgttctagtgaagttgaagTTGCTGCTGTACAACAAATGGCTATtcaggaggaggaggaagtaGACCTTTCCAATTTTCCCAAGTGGAGAGGTGGTCGACATGTTTCACGGGATAATGTCGAAAGAGCTTCTGAAATTGAACTAGAGACTGTCATCACTTCTAGTAATGAAAATGATCTCAAACCTACCATAAAGGGATTTAGCTTTGAGGACAGTCGCCTGATGAATGGAAATTGGTCTAAAGAGCCCAAAGCTGATgtccatttattatttttccgGATATTAGCAATTTGTCACACTGCAATTCCTGAGTATAATGAAGCCACTGGGAGTTTTACATATGAAGCAGAGTCACCTGATGAAGGGGCTTTTCTTGTTGCAGCGAGAgaatttggttttgaattttttagaagAACTCAATCAAGTGTGTTTGTCCGTGAAAGATATACCAATTCTGGAGAGCCAGTTGAGAA GgagtataaaattttgaatgtacTGGATTTCACCAGCAAAAGAAAGCGAATGTCTGTAATTGTGCAAGATCAGGAGGGACAAATTCTGCTTCTGTGCAAAGGTGCTGACAG CATCATTTTTGATCGACTTtcaaagaatggaaaaatgtATGAGGAAACCACTACCAGGCATTTGAATGAATATGGAGAAGCTGGATTGCGTACATTGGCACTTGCTTATAGAAAGATTGAGGAGTCCCAGTATGCCACCTGGAATAACGAATTTCAGAAAGCCAAAACATCTATTGGGGGTGATAGAGAAGCAATGCTTGAGAGGGTATCAGATATGATGGAAAGAGAGTTGATACTTGTTGGTGCTACTGCTGTCGAGGACAAACTGCAAAAAGGG GTGCCCCAGTGCATTGATAAACTTGCACAAGCTGGTCTCAAGATTTGGGTTTTGACAGGAGATAAGATGGAAACGGCAATCAACATAGG ATTTGCCTGTAGTTTACTTCGACAAGGAATGAAGCAGATCTGTATAACAACGACAAATTCAGACGCATTAGTCAAAGATGGCAAAGAG GGTGCGAAAGagaacattttgaatcaaatcACCAATGCCACTCAGATGATAAAGCTGGAGAAGGACCCACATGCTGCATTTGCACTGATTATTGACGGGAAAACTTTAGGCTATGTTTTAGATGATAATATGAAGCATCAATTTTTGGGATTAGCGGTTGATTGTTCATCTGTCATATGCTGTCGTGTCTCTCCCAAGCAAAAAGCAGAG GTAACCAGGTTAGTTAAAGAAGGAACTGGAAAAACCACCCTAGCTATAGGTGATGGTGCAAATGATGTTGGAATGATTCAAGAAGCTGACATTGGTGTTGGCATCAGTGGGGTTGAGGGTATGCAG GCTGTGATGGCTAGTGACTTCTCCATTGCCCAGTTTCGGTTTTTGGAGAGACTTCTGGTAGTACATGGACACTGGTGCTACAAGAGGATTGCTCAGATG GTTTGCTATTTCTTCTACAAAAATATAGCATTTGGTCTTACCCTCTTCTACTTTGAGGCATTTGCGGCCTTTTCTGGACAGTCAATTTATGATGACTGGTACATGCTATTGTTTAATGTTATACTTACCTCATTGCCTGTCATTTCACTTGGAGTTTTTGAACAAGACGTCTCTTCTGAGGTCTGCCTACAG TTCCCTGCACTATATCAGCAAGGACCCAAAAACCTGTTCTTTGACTGGTACAGGATACTGGGTTGGATGGGCAACGGTCTCTATTCCTCCCTCGTTATTTTCTTCCTCAACATTGTCATATTCTATGATCAGGCATTCCGTGTTGGAGGCGAGACAGCTGATATGGAAGCTGTAGGTACGACAATGTTCACTTGCATCATCTGGGCTGTTAACTGCCAGATTGCACTCACTATGAGCCACTTCACATGGATCCAACACCTCTTGGTTTGGGGCAGCATTGTCACGTGGTAcctgtttctctttctctatggCATGATGTCACCGCTTATTTCTGGAAATGCCTACCAAATTCTAGTTGAAGTTCTTGGTCCTGCTCCTATTTATTGGGCAGCCACCCTTTTAGTAACAATCACTTGTAATCTTCCTTACCTTGCCCACATATCTTTCCAAAGATGTTTTAATCCAATGGATCATCATATCatccaagaaatcaagtactacAAGAAAGACATTGAAGATCGACACATGTGGACTAGGGAGCGATCCAAGGCTAGACAGGAAACCAAGATTGGGTTCACAGCAAGGGTGGAGGCAAAGATTAGGCAGTTGAGAGGGAGGCTACAAAAGAAGCATTCTTCAAACTTGGGTGCATCATGA
- the LOC115991671 gene encoding casein kinase 1-like protein 2, producing the protein MEPRVGNKFRLGRKIGSGSFGEIYLGTNIQTNEEVAIKLENVKTKHPQLLYESKLYKILQGGTGIPNVRWFGVEGDYNVLVMDLLGPSLEDLFNFCSRKLSLKTVLMLADQMINRVEFVHSKSFLHRDIKPDNFLMGLGRRANQVYVIDFGLAKKYRDASTHQHIPYRENKNLTGTARYASMNTHLGIEQSRRDDLESLGYVLMYFLRGSLPWQGLKAGTKKQKYEKISEKKVSTSIEALCRGYPTEFASYFHYCRSLRFDDKPDYAYLKRLFRDLFIHEGFQFDYVFDWTILKYQQSQIATPPARVLGPGAGPSSGMPPIAANADRQSGGEEGRLTGWSLSDPSRRRNSGPVVSAGNLSKQKSPAVNDPISSKDAVLSSASFLRSSGSSRRPAVSSSRDAVISGEGDLSRLNTMDASPGTLRKISSGQRSSPVVSSEHRTSSGRNASHAKYFDSTLRAIEGMHINND; encoded by the exons ATGGAGCCCCGAGTTGGAAACAAGTTTCGACTTGGCAGAAAGATCGGTAGTGGATCGTTCGGAGAGATCTATCTCG GTACTAACATTCAGACCAATGAGGAGGTTGCAATTAAGCTT GAAAATGTCAAGACAAAGCATCCCCAATTGCTGTATGAATCGAAGCTGTATAAAATACTACAGGGAGGAA CTGGAATTCCGAATGTGAGATGGTTTGGCGTTGAAGGAGACTACAATGTTCTTGTGATGGATTTATTGGGACCCAGTCTTGAAGATTTATTCAACTTTTGCAGTAGGAAGTTGTCCCTTAAGACCGTACTTATGCTTGCAGATCAGATG ATCAATCGAGTTGAGTTTGTTCATTCCAAGTCATTTCTACACCGAGATATAAAGCCAGACAACTTTCTTATGGGTTTAGGAAGGCGTGCAAATCAG GTGTACGTCATTGACTTTGGTCTGGCTAAGAAGTATAGAGATGCTTCAACCCATCAACATATTCCTTATAG AGAAAATAAGAATTTAACAGGAACTGCAAGATATGCAAGCATGAATACTCACCTTGGCATTG AACAAAGCCGCAGGGATGATTTAGAATCACTTGGATATGTTCTTATGTATTTCTTAAGAGGAAG TCTTCCTTGGCAGGGACTAAAAGCAGGAACTAAGAAGCAAAAGTATGAGAAGATCAGTGAGAAGAAAGTTTCAACCTCCATTGAG GCTTTATGTCGTGGTTATCCTACAGAGTTTGCTTCATACTTCCATTACTGTCGTTCTCTACGATTTGATGATAAACCAGATTATGCGTATCTCAAAAGACTCTTCCGTGACCTTTTCATTCATGAAG GCTTCCAGTTTGATTATGTGTTTGATTGGACCATTTTGAAATATCAGCAGTCCCAGATTGCCACTCCACCTGCTCGTGTTCTT GGTCCTGGTGCTGGACCCAGCTCTGGCATGCCACCAATAGCTGCAAATGCTGATAGACAATCAG GTGGGGAAGAAGGTAGACTTACTGGTTGGTCATTGTCAGATCCCTCTCGCAGGAGAAACTCTGGGCCAGTTGTGAGTGCTGGAAACCTTTCTAAACAGAAAAGTCCAGCTGTGAATGATCCAATTTCATCTAAAGATGCTGTG TTATCAAGTGCTAGTTTCTTGCGGTCAAGTGGATCATCAAGGCGACCTGCTGTCTCTAGCAGTCGTGATGCGGTAATTAGCGGTGAAGGTGACCTTTCTCGCCTGAACACTATGGATGCCAGCCCAGGAACTCTTCGTAAGATTTCTAGTGGGCAAAGAAGTTCACCTGTTGTATCATCAGAGCACCGTACATCTTCTGGTAGAAATGCCTCACATGCAAAGTACTTTGACTCCACTCTTAGGGCTATTGAGGGCATGCACATTAATAATGATTAG